One genomic window of Fusarium verticillioides 7600 chromosome 2, whole genome shotgun sequence includes the following:
- a CDS encoding GPI mannosyltransferase 1 gives MPSITPFLRTTPLFTISLFLRLALLFYGLYQDAHSALKYTDIDYLVFTDASRFVAEGSSPYARDTYRYTPLLAWLLLPTVRFSAFGKLVFAAADLLAGWLILRVLRRRGMDEATAGGFSALWLWNPMVATISTRGSSEGLLGVLTMGLLWAVERRKFSLAAIILGVSVHFKIYPFIYAPAIVWWMDDAHLGKETKAATRPSSYKEAVSNFFTPDRLKFGLLSLITFMILNLIMFSIYETPFLVHTYFHHVTRIDHRHNFSPYNVLLYLTSATPADAAPSFRIESFAFLPQLLLSCVLIPLAIAKRDLATAMMAQTFAFVTFNKVCTSQYFLWYMIFLPLYLPNSSFLRSPKLGISALLLWVVSQAAWLQQGYQLEFLGISTFFPGLWLASLGFFLVNCWILGVIISDGAAQSTRSTIKFHVE, from the exons ATGCCTTCAATAACCCCCTTCCTACGCACAACGCCACTCTTCACTATatctctcttcctccgcctcgctcttctcttctacgGCCTCTATCAAGATGCCCATTCAGCCCTAAAATACACAGACATTGACTATCTTGTCTTTACCGACGCTTCCCGCTTCGTCGCTGAAGGCTCATCACCATATGCCCGCGACACATATCGTTACACGCCTCTGCTCGCCTGGCTACTCCTACCAACCGTCCGATTCTCCGCCTTTGGAAAGCTGGTCTTTGCTGCGGCTGATCTCTTGGCGGGATGGCTCATTCTGCGCGTGCTTAGACGGAGGGGTATGGATGAAGCTACGGCTGGAGGCTTTTCCGCGCTGTGGTTATGGAACCCTATGGTAGCGACCATCAGCACCCGTGGAAGCTCAGAAGGCCTCTTGGGTGTGTTGACGATGGGTTTGCTATGGGCTGTGGAGAGGCGGAAATTCAGTCTTGCCGCGATCATTCTGGGAGTGTCGGTTCACTTCAAGATTTACCCCTTCATCTATGCACCAGCTATTGTATGGTGGATGGACGATGCTCATTTAGGAAAAGAGACAAAGGCCGCTACTCGTCCTTCATCATACAAGGAAGCAGTCTCAAACTTTTTCACGCCGGATCGCCTCAAGTTTGGACTTCTCAGCCTTATAACGTTCAtgattctcaacctcatcatgttctccat TTATGAGACCCCGTTCCTTGTTCATACTTATTTTCACCATGTCACAAGGATCGACCACCGTCACAACTTCTCGCCTTACAATGTCCTGCTGTATCTCACCTCTGCCACTCCCGCTGATGCTGCACCTTCATTCCGTATCGAGTCGTTCGCCTTCCtccctcaacttcttctatCTTGTGTTCTCATTCCTCTCGCTATCGCCAAGCGCGATCTTGcaacagccatgatggctcaGACATTTGCCTTTGTTACGTTTAACAAAGTCTGTACCTCCCAA TACTTCCTCTGGTACATGATCTTTTTGCCACTTTATTTGCCCAACTCATCTTTCCTCCGTAGCCCTAAGCTAGGCATCTCAGCTCTGTTGCTCTGGGTAGTCTCCCAAGCTGCCTGGTTGCAACAAGGTTACCAGCTCGAGTTTCTCGGCATCAGTACTTTCTTCCCAGGCCTTTGGCTGGCCTCGCTCGGCTTTTTCCTAGTCAACTGCTGGATTCTGGGTGTCATCATCAGTGACGGCGCTGCTCAGTCAACACGATCAACCATTAAGTTCCACGTCGAATAA